The Kineothrix sp. IPX-CK genomic interval TTCCGACGGATACTTCAAATTTGCCGCATCCCCCTCCTCGAAAAGCACTCTGTCAGAAACACCTTCCGCTGCCGCATTACTTTCACACTGCTCCTTCGCATAGTTCCATTCTTTTCCCCAATAATCCACTCCTTGCAGCCTGGCTTCGGGGAAACGCTTTGCGCAGCGTATCGTTAATGCACCTGCACCGCATCCGATATCGAGAAGGGTTCCATCCCCATTATACGGAAGACGATTTACAAGATATTCGTGTATTTCTCCCATGAGCCCGCCTTTTTCAAAAGAAAAAATGGCTTTGCATCTCTGCATATAGATACTCACTGCCAGCATAAACAGGAAAAAGAAGCCAAAAATTATAGCAAATATCGTACTTCTTAAAAAAATCCAATTTATGATCCACAGCAGGAATATCACACCTGCTGCTCCCCACATTTTCCGCATCATTTTATCCGGCACCCAATTACCATAGTCCGTTTTCTTTTCATTTTCTCCCATTATCCACCTCGTTAAATTTATGAATCATTTATTATTTCAAAGTATTCTAAGAACGCATTACATTATGCATAGTTTAAGTAAGCTTTCAGTTAGTTGCGACTAACTAGATTATAAATCGTTCCCTCTTGTTTGTCAATTTTAAAATCACCTGACCCGCGAATTTTAATCTATCATTTTGCTTTTCTCTGTGCTATACTTTATGATTGGTTTTAACTTCTGCAAATTCAAAACCGGATTGGAGTATACCACAATGTCATTTACAGCCCTTGTATATCATGAAATCCGCGAGGGAACTATGTTCTCTCCCGAGCAGAAACACCCTATCGAAGTAAGACAGGATTATGAAGACAATTTACCCGCTCCGCTATTCATCACTTTAGAAAACTTCGTTATGCAAATGGAATACCTGCATGAAAACGGCTACCATACCTTAACGCTTGAAGAGGTTAGAAATTACTATTATGATAAAGCAACGTTACCGGATAAGTCCGTACTATTGACCTTCGATGACTGCTATCAGTCTATCGCTCGTTACGCTTACCCCCTCTTAAAAAGATACGGATTTCACGGGGTTGTCTTCGTAGTCTCCGGCTGGCTGAACAGCGAAAAGTCCACATTTATGCCGGAGAAATCCGTATGCCTGACGCAAAATGAGCTGGAAGAGATGGCAGATGTCTTCGAATACGCCAATCATACCGACTCCTTCCACACAAGATCAAGTGTTGCAGTCGGTAAGCTGATAGAGGCTGACGATTTGGAGTTTTCCGAAGATCTGGACCGCTGTAACGCACAATCTATAGTCGATGCAAAGGATACCTTTGCCTATCCCTTCGGCTTATTCGAGGACCGCAACGTTTCGCTTCTCAAGTCAAAGGGCTTCCTCCTGGCTTTCACTACAAGCAAGGGACCAAATATGCAAGAGACAGATCCTCTTCTTTTAAATCGTACCGTCGTTCCATATTTTATGGACCTGACCGCATTTAAAGAAATTGTGGGATAAAAAATAACGAGAAGATAGAAAGGAATTTTATTTTATTATGAAAAAATCATTTACACTGCTGAAAACACGTCAGAAAGCACTGCTTCCGCAACGGAAGAATTAAATGTAGGCATCCTTCCTGCAGAATCTTCCATTCCTCTGATTCTGGCTCAGGAAAAAGGCTTTTTTGACGAGGCCGGTTTACAAGTGACCTTGCAGTCTTTTTCTTCCCCTAACGACCGAAACGCCGCTGTTCAAGCGATGTCTCTGGATGCTGCCATCGGTGATGTTATGACTGCCGCGGCTTTTGCTGATAACGGCATTCCCATGAAAATCACCTCGGATATCAGCGAAGATTTTAAAATACTTTCTTCTCCCAATTCCGGAATTACATCTATGGAACAATTGAGCGGAAAGAAGGTTTCTCTCGTTCCTAACTTTATTTTGGAATATATTATGGATGAGTTTGCCGCCGAATACGGCTTTTCATATGAAATCGTAGAAATCCCTTCCTTCTCAGGAAGATCGGAGGCCTTGATGTCGGATCAAATCGACGGGGTCGTCTTCACGGAGCCGCAGGCCGGAATGCTGGTCGAGCAAGGTGCTCATCTGCTCGGCAGTTCGAAAGAAGCCGGCATAAAAGGCGGTGTCATTATGTTTACTGAAGATACTATCACAAACAAACCGGAAGCGGTAAAAGCATTTTATTCCGCTTACAATGCCGCCATCGATTACATGAACGAAACCGATGCTTCTAAATACAGCGATCTGCTCGCTCAGTACCAGTTCCCGGAAGCGATCGGCGGCTACCTCGCGAGTCAGAACGGAACCTTCGCCTATGCGGGCGCCATTGCTGAGGACCAATTCGAGCATATTATCGAATGGACCAAGAATAAGGAATTAATCGGCAAAAGCTATACCTATGAAGAGCTTACCGACTTTTCCTTTCTTCCATAATAAAAGTTCTCTCAGCGCGCTGCGGCATTTCTCTTTAGCCACGGCGCGCTGAAACGTTCTAATGAATCTAATAAATCGAACAATATTATTCCTAATAGACCGATTGCCAGAATTCCCCCGAACATTTCCACATAATTCATTTTCGTCCATGCGCTTAAAATATAATAGCCGATACCGTATGTGGCCGCATAATTTTCCGCAAAGAATAAGGAAGCCAGCGTAATCCCGATACTGATGCGCAGCCCCGAAAAAATCTGCGGAAGAATCGCCGGAAAAATCAAATAACGGTATCTTTGTCCGGATGCGGCGCAAAAGCTGTCCATCACTTTAAAATGCAGCGGTAAAATCTGTTCCACACCGTCCCTGACCGATAAAATCATCTGAAATATGATGATCCAAATCATCAGGATTATCTTAGAGGTATTCCCGAGGCCGAACAGCAGCATAAAAATCGGGAGAAATGCAATCTTCGGCATAGGATAAATGAAATATAAAAAGGGAGACAACAGATTCTTGCACGTCTCGTTTACACCCAGAAGCATGCCTGCCGGAACTCCTATTATAAGAGAAATACCAATTGCCGCCAGAACTCTCAGCAGGCTGGCACCGCAATGAAGGATCAGCTTTCCCGGAACCGTCAGCATGTACGCAAGCGTTTCCAGGGGAGAGGGCACCGTATGAGTATTTAAAAGCAGATGACAGATCTCCCAGAAAATAAGAAAGCTGACAAAGCCTAAACACTGATTCTTAACAAACTTCCCCGTTCTTTCCTTAGCCCCCGCTCGAATAGCCATACGCCTCTTTATCCTTCTTTCTCCATTTTTAACAGCTTCCTTAATTCAATACATTCCTCATAAAAACCTAACTGTTTTCTGGCATCTTTGGTAAAATAACAGAGATTCTCTCTCTGTTCTACCTTTCCGTCCTCTTTCAAAATGAGGACATACTGCCCTAGCCGCATTGCCTCCTCCACATCGTGTGTCACGAAAAACAGCGTCATCCCCCGCCTTTGCTGTTCCTCCCTGATCACTCTCTGCAGTTCTTCCTTAGTTACCGCATCCAGCGCGGAAGTAGGCTCGTCCATCAAGATAATATCGGGACCGCCGATTAAAGTTCTCGCAAGCGCTACCCTCTGCTGTTCTCCTCCGCTCAACTCCTGCGGATACTTGTTCCCATGCTTTTCTAGTCCCATTTTCTCAAGCAGGCAATAGACAGCCTCTTTCACCCCCTGCTTCCCGCCCCTCAGCTTGAGAGGCATAGCAACCGCTTCCTCTACCGTCTGCCATGGAAAGAGTCCTAACTCCTGAAAAAGAAATGCCGTTTCCTTCCTCGGTCCTGACACCCTTGTCCCGTTAATGCTCACCGTTCCCTCGTCAGGCTTTAAAAATCCGGCGATCAAATTCAGCATCGTCGTTTTGCCGGAACCCGATTTCCCGATTAAAGCGTAGGAAACTCCTTGTTCCAGCGAGAGATCGACTTTCTTCAAAACCTGCTGCCTCCCAAAAGAAAAGGATACCTGATCCATCAAAATAAAATCCTTTTTCAAGCTCTCTCCTTTCGGCGTCTTCATGCCGCGCAAAGTATATCGTCTTACAAATCGAATTCCTCTTTTAATGTCCTTACCATCACATCCACCGGCGGTTTCACCCCGGTCCATAACTCGAAATTCAGCGCGCCTTGATTTACCAGCATTCCAAGGCCGTTGATTGCCTTTGCGCCTCTCTTTCCTGCCTCCGCAAGGAACCTCGTATTGGGATCGTTAAATACCACATCTGCTGCTGTCATTTTACTCGTTATCGTATCATAATTTATCTCAGGCTTCTTATCACAGTCAGGATACAGGCCTATGGATGTGGCGTTCACCAAAATATCCGTCTCCGCCGGTATGTCCATCCCTTTTATGAACGGGATAAACTGTGTCTGCGCTTTGGTCCTGCTTTTCAGCAAATCTACCAGTTCCTTACCCCGCACCTCATCTCTGTTAATTATTATAACCTTTTCGGCACCCGCCAGCGCGCATTCCACCGCGACCGCTCTCGCCGCCCCTCCTGCACCTATCACTGTGATTCGTTTCCCCAGCGGAGAGATGCCTTCATCTTCCAAAGATTGCAGAAAGCCCTTACCGTCCGTATTTTCGCCGTAAAGCTTTCCTTCTCTGTTGATTACCGTATTCACCGCGCCGATAATACTTGCTGCGGGGGAAAGTTCATCGAGATACCTGAGCACTTCCACCTTATGCGGAATAGTCAGGTTGATTCCTTTCATCTGAAAGGCCTTTACTCCCTCAATCGCCGCCTTTAAATCTCCGGGATTTACTTTCACGGTCAAATATCTGTAATCCAGACTCATTTCACGAAACGCCGCTTCCTCCATCACTCCGGTGGGGTTCTCATCAATGGGGCAGCCGAAGGCTCCGACTAACTCCGAACGATAACATTTTGCCATAGTATCCTCTCCTTATTCATTCTAATTCAAAAGCTCCTGTATACAATTGATAATATTTACCTCTCTGCGCGATCAACTGCTCATGGCTGCCTCTTTCAACAATACGTCCATGTTCCAGCACCATAATCACGTCGGAATTCTTTACCGTAGAAAGTCTGTGCGCTATTACAAACACAGTACGGCCCTTCATCAAGGCATCCATGCCCCGCTGAACAATAGCCTCCGTACGGGTATCGATGGAAGATGTGGCTTCATCCAGAATCATAGCCGGCGGATCCGCCACGGCCGCTCTGGCAATAGCTAATAACTGCCTCTGCCCCTGCGACAGATTCGCCCCGTTGCCGGCAAGAAGCGTTTCATAGCCTTGCGGCAGCCGGGTAATGAAATCGTGGGCTCCCGCCAGCTTCGCCGCCTCCCTGCACTCTTCGTCCGAAGCATCCAGCTTGCCGTACCGTATATTTTCCATAACGGTTCCGGTAAACAGGTTGGTATCCTGTAAAACAATACCGAGAGAATGACGAAGATCTGTCTTTTTTATTTTATTGATATTTATGCCGTCATAATGAATCTCACCCTCCGCTATATCATAAAAACGGTTTATCAGATTCGTAATCGTCGTTTTACCGGCGCCGGTAGCGCCTACAAAGGCAATCTTCTGCCCCGGCTCCGCATACAAGGTAATATCGTGAAGAATTGTCTTATCGGGAACATAGCCAAAGTCTACATTCTCCATTCTCACGTCTCCGGCCAGCCTCGTATACGTAACGGAGCCGTCGCCGTGAGGATACTTCCACGCCCACATTTTTGTACGCTCAGCACATTCCACGATTTCTCCGTCCACTTCCCTGGCATTTACCAAAGTCACGCAGCCTTCGTCCGGCTCCGGTTCTTCATCGATCAGCCCGAAGATTCTGGAGGCTCCCGCCAGTCCCATAACAACTGCGTTAATCTGCTGAGACACTTGGTTAATATTGCCCGCAAACTGTCTTGTCATGTTCAGGAAAGGAACGACAATGCTGATACCGAAGGCTAATCCGGAAAAGCTCACATTAGGCACCTTGGCAAGCAGGAAAAAACCTCCCGTCAGCGCTACTACTACGTAAAGCATATTTCCGATATTATTCAGTATCGGCCCCAGCGTGTTGGCATACTTATTTGCCCGCTCCGCATCCGAAAAAAGTGAATCATTGATGCGGTCAAACTCCGATTTGCTTTCCTCCTCATGGCCAAATACCTTCACGACCTTCTGGCCGTTCATCATTTCTTCCACAAAGCCCTCCACCTTACCGAGAGCCACCTGCTGACGCAGGAAATATTTCGCGGAGCCTCCGCCCACCTTTTTGGTAACCCGATACATGATGAATACGCCAAGCAAAACTACAAAAGTCATCCAAATGCTGTAATACATCATGATACAAAACAAAGTCATAACTGCAATGCCGGACATCATTAGCTGTGGTATGCTTTGTGAAATCATCTGGCGAAGGGTATCAATGTCATTGGTATAGTAACTCATAATATCTCCGTGATTATTCGAGTCAAAATAGCGAACCGGAAGATTCTGCATTCCGCGGAACATTTTCACACGAAGCTTTTTCAAAGAACCCTGAGTAATAACCGCCATCATCCGGTTATAGGCAAAGGCCGCCGCCAGCGAAAGGATGTAGCAGACTGCCAGCAGGAGCACAAAGCCGGTAATCCGGGCCGCCACTGACTGCCAATCACCTTTTTGCCAGGAGCGTTCCACCAAGGCAATAATATTTTGCATGAATATAGATGGGATGGAAGAAATTACTGCATTGAAAATAATGCACACCACTACAATAGGCAGCATGACCGGATAAAATCCAAACATTATTCTGATCAAGCGCTTCAACACGCCCTTTTTTACGATTCTATTATTTTTCACACTACTCACCTGCCTTATTCTGGGATATATAAACATCCCTATATACCTCATTGCCTGCAAGCAATTCCTGATGAGTCCCAATGGCGAGAATCGTTCCGCCCTCCATAACGATAATGCGGTCCGCATCCTCTACGGATGCCGTTCTCTGTGCGATAATAATCTTTGTCGTCTCAGGAATATACTCCCTAAGAGCTTTTCGGATCAATGCATCCGTCTTTGTATCCACCGCGCTGGTAGAATCGTCCAGTATGAGTATTTTAGGCTTTTTTAACAGTGCTCTGGCAATACACAGGCGCTGCTTCTGCCCGCCCGACACATTGGTTCCTCCCTGCTCGATGTGGGTGTTATACTTCTCGGGAAAGCGGGATATGAATTCATCAGCCTGCGCCAGTCGGCAGACCTCCTCCAGTTCCTCGTCCGAAGCGTCCTTGCTGCCCCATCGGAGGTTTTCTTTTATCGTTCCTGAAAACAATACGTTTTTCTGCAATACCACCGCCACTTGATTTCGAAGTGCTTCCAGGTCGTACTCTCGCACATCCGCACCGCCTACCTTCACAACTCCCTCCGTCGTATCGTAAAGGCGGGAAATGAGCTGAATCAACGAAGACTTGGAAGAGCCGGTTCCTCCGATAATTCCTATGGTTTCTCCCGATTTTATGTGCAGATCGATTCCCTCCAGGGCCATACGCTCCGCTTCTTTGGAATATTTAAAGCTCACATGTTCAAAATCCACAGAGCCGTCTTTTACGAGGAGCAGACCTCCCTCCGGACTTTTCATCGTGCTTTCCTCGTTTAATACCTCCACAATACGGTGTGCCGATTCTCCTGCGATGGTTATCATAACGAACACCATGGAGAGCATCATCAGGCTGCTTAAAATCTGAAAGCTATAAGTAAGCAGGGCGGAAAACTGTCCCACATCCAGATCCAGTCCCCGCGAGGTAATAATGGTATAAGAACCGAAATAGAGCACAAATATCATAACCGTATAAAGACAAAACTGCATCAGAGGGCTATTAAAGGCCAGTATTTTTTCTGCTCTGGTAAAATCTCTGCAAACATCCTCCGCCGCTCTTTCGAATTTCTCTTTTTCATGATCCTCCCGCACATAAGACTTTACCACCCGAATTCCTGCTACATTTTCCTGAATGGAATTGTTC includes:
- a CDS encoding class I SAM-dependent methyltransferase, with amino-acid sequence MGENEKKTDYGNWVPDKMMRKMWGAAGVIFLLWIINWIFLRSTIFAIIFGFFFLFMLAVSIYMQRCKAIFSFEKGGLMGEIHEYLVNRLPYNGDGTLLDIGCGAGALTIRCAKRFPEARLQGVDYWGKEWNYAKEQCESNAAAEGVSDRVLFEEGDAANLKYPSESFDAAVSNFVFHEVKTQPDKRLVVKEALRVVKKGGAFAFQDLFGMEALYGDMEAFVEELKAGGIQEIHYIADIERLGFVPKFVQAPWMLKGIGIIYGIK
- a CDS encoding polysaccharide deacetylase family protein codes for the protein MSFTALVYHEIREGTMFSPEQKHPIEVRQDYEDNLPAPLFITLENFVMQMEYLHENGYHTLTLEEVRNYYYDKATLPDKSVLLTFDDCYQSIARYAYPLLKRYGFHGVVFVVSGWLNSEKSTFMPEKSVCLTQNELEEMADVFEYANHTDSFHTRSSVAVGKLIEADDLEFSEDLDRCNAQSIVDAKDTFAYPFGLFEDRNVSLLKSKGFLLAFTTSKGPNMQETDPLLLNRTVVPYFMDLTAFKEIVG
- a CDS encoding ABC transporter substrate-binding protein, which gives rise to MAQEKGFFDEAGLQVTLQSFSSPNDRNAAVQAMSLDAAIGDVMTAAAFADNGIPMKITSDISEDFKILSSPNSGITSMEQLSGKKVSLVPNFILEYIMDEFAAEYGFSYEIVEIPSFSGRSEALMSDQIDGVVFTEPQAGMLVEQGAHLLGSSKEAGIKGGVIMFTEDTITNKPEAVKAFYSAYNAAIDYMNETDASKYSDLLAQYQFPEAIGGYLASQNGTFAYAGAIAEDQFEHIIEWTKNKELIGKSYTYEELTDFSFLP
- a CDS encoding ABC transporter permease; this encodes MAIRAGAKERTGKFVKNQCLGFVSFLIFWEICHLLLNTHTVPSPLETLAYMLTVPGKLILHCGASLLRVLAAIGISLIIGVPAGMLLGVNETCKNLLSPFLYFIYPMPKIAFLPIFMLLFGLGNTSKIILMIWIIIFQMILSVRDGVEQILPLHFKVMDSFCAASGQRYRYLIFPAILPQIFSGLRISIGITLASLFFAENYAATYGIGYYILSAWTKMNYVEMFGGILAIGLLGIILFDLLDSLERFSAPWLKRNAAAR
- a CDS encoding ABC transporter ATP-binding protein yields the protein MKKVDLSLEQGVSYALIGKSGSGKTTMLNLIAGFLKPDEGTVSINGTRVSGPRKETAFLFQELGLFPWQTVEEAVAMPLKLRGGKQGVKEAVYCLLEKMGLEKHGNKYPQELSGGEQQRVALARTLIGGPDIILMDEPTSALDAVTKEELQRVIREEQQRRGMTLFFVTHDVEEAMRLGQYVLILKEDGKVEQRENLCYFTKDARKQLGFYEECIELRKLLKMEKEG
- the aroE gene encoding shikimate dehydrogenase, coding for MAKCYRSELVGAFGCPIDENPTGVMEEAAFREMSLDYRYLTVKVNPGDLKAAIEGVKAFQMKGINLTIPHKVEVLRYLDELSPAASIIGAVNTVINREGKLYGENTDGKGFLQSLEDEGISPLGKRITVIGAGGAARAVAVECALAGAEKVIIINRDEVRGKELVDLLKSRTKAQTQFIPFIKGMDIPAETDILVNATSIGLYPDCDKKPEINYDTITSKMTAADVVFNDPNTRFLAEAGKRGAKAINGLGMLVNQGALNFELWTGVKPPVDVMVRTLKEEFDL
- a CDS encoding ABC transporter ATP-binding protein; this encodes MFIYPRIRQVSSVKNNRIVKKGVLKRLIRIMFGFYPVMLPIVVVCIIFNAVISSIPSIFMQNIIALVERSWQKGDWQSVAARITGFVLLLAVCYILSLAAAFAYNRMMAVITQGSLKKLRVKMFRGMQNLPVRYFDSNNHGDIMSYYTNDIDTLRQMISQSIPQLMMSGIAVMTLFCIMMYYSIWMTFVVLLGVFIMYRVTKKVGGGSAKYFLRQQVALGKVEGFVEEMMNGQKVVKVFGHEEESKSEFDRINDSLFSDAERANKYANTLGPILNNIGNMLYVVVALTGGFFLLAKVPNVSFSGLAFGISIVVPFLNMTRQFAGNINQVSQQINAVVMGLAGASRIFGLIDEEPEPDEGCVTLVNAREVDGEIVECAERTKMWAWKYPHGDGSVTYTRLAGDVRMENVDFGYVPDKTILHDITLYAEPGQKIAFVGATGAGKTTITNLINRFYDIAEGEIHYDGININKIKKTDLRHSLGIVLQDTNLFTGTVMENIRYGKLDASDEECREAAKLAGAHDFITRLPQGYETLLAGNGANLSQGQRQLLAIARAAVADPPAMILDEATSSIDTRTEAIVQRGMDALMKGRTVFVIAHRLSTVKNSDVIMVLEHGRIVERGSHEQLIAQRGKYYQLYTGAFELE
- a CDS encoding ABC transporter ATP-binding protein encodes the protein MPIYKVLAKSIREYTTPSIKAPVYVSFEVIMECIIPFIIAMLVNQIKAGSEFGVIAGYGLILVLMAALSLTFGTLAGMSCATASSGFARNLRKDLFYRIQTYSFENIDKFSTSSLVTRMTTDVSNVQNAYMMIIRTAIRCPLMLVFSFTMAFVMGGKMAFIFLFVIPVLGIGLYLVIRKTIPLFRKVFRKYDALNNSIQENVAGIRVVKSYVREDHEKEKFERAAEDVCRDFTRAEKILAFNSPLMQFCLYTVMIFVLYFGSYTIITSRGLDLDVGQFSALLTYSFQILSSLMMLSMVFVMITIAGESAHRIVEVLNEESTMKSPEGGLLLVKDGSVDFEHVSFKYSKEAERMALEGIDLHIKSGETIGIIGGTGSSKSSLIQLISRLYDTTEGVVKVGGADVREYDLEALRNQVAVVLQKNVLFSGTIKENLRWGSKDASDEELEEVCRLAQADEFISRFPEKYNTHIEQGGTNVSGGQKQRLCIARALLKKPKILILDDSTSAVDTKTDALIRKALREYIPETTKIIIAQRTASVEDADRIIVMEGGTILAIGTHQELLAGNEVYRDVYISQNKAGE